The proteins below come from a single Malus sylvestris chromosome 3, drMalSylv7.2, whole genome shotgun sequence genomic window:
- the LOC126615153 gene encoding 60S ribosomal protein L10a has translation MSKLQSDTLREGISIIMTASKEKKRNFTETIELQIGLKNYDPQKDKRFSGSVRLPHIPRPKMKVCMLGDAQHVEEAEKIGLDYMDVEGLKKLNKNKKLVKKLAKKYHAFLASEAVIKQIPRLLGPGLNKAGKFPTLVSHQESLESKVSETKAMIKFQLKKVLCMGVAVGNVSMEEKQVFQNVQLSVNFLVSLLKKNWQNVRCLHLKTTMGKPYRIY, from the exons ATGAG TAAACTTCAGAGTGATACCCTCCGAGAGGGTATTTCCATCATCATGACGGCGTCCAAGGAAAAAAAACGTAACTTCACTGAGACTATTGAACTTCAGATTGGGCTGAAAAATTATGATCCTCAGAAGGACAAACGTTTCAGTGGTTCTGTTAGGTTGCCACACATCCCTCGTCCAAAGATGAAGGTCTGCATGCTTGGAGATGCTCAGCATGTTGAGGAG GCTGAAAAGATTGGGTTGGACTATATGGATGTTGAAGGGCTGAAGAAGCtcaacaagaacaaaaagttgGTTAAGAAGTTGGCAAAGAAATACCATGCCTTTTTGGCTTCAGAAGCTGTTATTAAGCAGATTCCCCGTCTTTTGGGTCCTGGTCTCAACAAGGCAG GAAAATTTCCAACCCTTGTTAGTCACCAAGAATCCCTCGAGTCTAAGGTTTCCGAGACAAAAGCAATGATCAAGTTCCAACTGAAGAAGGTTCTTTGTATGGGAGTTGCTGTAGGGAATGTATCCATGGAAGAGAAGCAGGTCTTTCAAAACGTCCAATTGAGCGTTAACTTTCTTGTTTCGCTGTTGAAGAAAAATTGGCAAAAT gTAAGGTGCTTGCATTTGAAGACTACTATGGGTAAGCCATATCGCATCTATTAA